A stretch of Oryza brachyantha chromosome 4, ObraRS2, whole genome shotgun sequence DNA encodes these proteins:
- the LOC102715753 gene encoding serine/threonine/tyrosine-protein kinase HT1-like, with product MARGLSYLHSRKIVHRCVKTENMLLDDNLNLKIADFGVACIDYDPKDMTAPAVTPCYMAPELLVGKPYNHKCDVYSFGICLWEIYCCKILYMDVKFDNIKSAVLKKHLRPEIPKCCPRDMARIMRRCWDAEPVSRPDMQEVVAMLEKLDTKKDHRMVPVGQPSGCFCFSIRRRSF from the coding sequence ATGGCGAGAGGGTTGAGCTACCTCCACTCGAGGAAGATCGTGCACCGTTGCGTCAAGACTGAAAACATGCTCCTTGACGACAACCTCAACCTCAAGATTGCCGACTTCGGCGTGGCTTGTATTGACTATGACCCGAAGGACATGACGGCGCCGGCAGTCACGCCGTGCTACATGGCACCGGAGCTGCTCGTTGGAAAGCCGTACAACCATAAGTGTGATGTGTACAGCTTTGGCATCTGTCTTTGGGAAATCTACTGTTGCAAGATTCTCTACATGGATGTCAAGTTCGACAACATCAAATCGGCGGTCCTCAAGAAACACTTGCGGCCTGAGATCCCAAAGTGCTGTCCGCGAGACATGGCACGTATCATGAGGAGGTGCTGGGACGCCGAGCCGGTGTCGCGTCCAGATATGCAAGAGGTTGTGGCAATGTTGGAGAAGCTTGACACCAAGAAAGACCATCGCATGGTGCCGGTTGGGCAGCCTTCCGGATGCTTCTGCTTCTCTATCAGGCGTCGTAGCTTTTAA